The following are from one region of the Staphylococcus argenteus genome:
- a CDS encoding VOC family protein, translated as MTALFPYIAFENSKEALAYYEEVFGATDVKRLEVGEEQASHFGMSKEQAQEATMHAEFEVLGVKVLCSDSFGRADKINNGISLLIDYDVNNKEDADKVETFYEQIKDHASIEIELPFADQFWGGKMGIFTDKYGVRWMLHGQDYNAMPQ; from the coding sequence ATGACAGCATTATTCCCTTATATCGCTTTTGAAAATTCAAAAGAAGCCCTTGCATATTACGAAGAAGTATTTGGTGCAACTGACGTTAAACGTTTAGAAGTTGGCGAAGAACAAGCATCACATTTTGGTATGTCTAAAGAACAAGCACAAGAAGCAACTATGCATGCTGAATTTGAAGTGCTTGGCGTTAAAGTTTTATGTTCAGATTCTTTCGGCCGTGCTGACAAAATTAATAATGGTATTTCATTATTAATCGATTATGATGTTAATAATAAAGAAGATGCTGATAAAGTTGAAACATTCTATGAACAAATTAAAGATCATGCTTCAATTGAAATAGAATTACCATTTGCTGACCAATTCTGGGGTGGCAAAATGGGCATCTTTACCGATAAATATGGCGTTCGTTGGATGTTACATGGTCAAGATTATAACGCGATGCCACAGTAA
- a CDS encoding CocE/NonD family hydrolase: MNQHLLGNPKLTVTHVNEVKAGINHIVVDSVQYGNQEMIMEKDVTVEMRDGEKLYINIFRPNKDGKFPVVMSADTYGKDNKPKITNMGALWPTLGAIPTSSFTPEESPDPGFWVPNDYVVVKVALRGSDKSKGVLSPWSKREAEDYYEVIEWAAKQSWSNGNIGTNGVSYLAVTQWWVASLNPPHLKAMIPWEGLNDMYREVAFHGGIPDTGFYRFWTQGIFARWTDNPNIEDLIQAQQAHPLFDDFWKQRQVPLSQIKTPLLTCASWSTQGLHNRGSFEGFKQAASEEKWLYVHGRKEWESYYARENLERQKAFFDCYLKDENNDWKDTPHVIYEVRDQFYKGEFKSASVFPLPNTEYTPLYLNADNHTLNHAKISSERVAQYDSEDKQQDVRFKYTFDKDTELVGNMNLKLWVSTTESDDMDLFAGIKKLNRHGNEVNFPDFNHIENGQVATGWLRVSHRELDQEKSTIAQPWHKHETELKLSQDEIVPVEIELLPSGTLFKQGETLEVVVKGSEIVIGNSTPGMKTRYEHEETVNKGMHMIYTGGKYDSQLIIPIVN; the protein is encoded by the coding sequence ATGAACCAACATTTACTAGGAAATCCAAAATTAACTGTAACTCATGTCAACGAAGTGAAAGCCGGTATTAACCACATCGTTGTCGACAGTGTTCAATATGGAAATCAAGAAATGATTATGGAAAAAGATGTCACTGTGGAAATGCGCGATGGCGAAAAATTATATATTAATATTTTCAGACCAAATAAAGATGGCAAATTCCCTGTAGTTATGTCTGCAGATACTTACGGCAAAGATAATAAGCCTAAAATCACTAATATGGGTGCCCTTTGGCCAACATTAGGCGCCATTCCGACATCTAGTTTTACACCTGAAGAATCACCAGACCCAGGATTTTGGGTGCCAAATGATTATGTTGTAGTCAAAGTTGCATTACGCGGTAGTGACAAATCAAAAGGCGTCTTATCTCCATGGTCAAAAAGAGAAGCAGAAGATTATTACGAAGTGATTGAATGGGCAGCAAAACAGTCATGGAGTAATGGAAATATCGGGACAAATGGCGTTTCTTATCTTGCGGTGACTCAATGGTGGGTCGCATCATTAAATCCACCACATTTAAAAGCAATGATTCCTTGGGAAGGCTTAAATGATATGTATAGAGAAGTAGCCTTTCACGGAGGTATACCGGATACTGGCTTTTATCGTTTCTGGACTCAAGGTATTTTTGCGAGATGGACAGATAATCCAAATATCGAAGATCTGATACAAGCACAACAAGCACACCCATTGTTCGATGATTTTTGGAAACAGCGTCAAGTGCCATTATCACAAATTAAAACACCTCTACTAACATGTGCTAGTTGGTCTACACAAGGTTTGCACAACCGTGGCTCTTTTGAAGGATTTAAACAAGCTGCATCAGAAGAAAAATGGCTATATGTTCATGGGCGCAAAGAATGGGAAAGCTACTACGCTAGAGAGAATCTTGAACGCCAAAAAGCATTTTTTGATTGTTACCTTAAGGATGAAAATAACGATTGGAAAGATACGCCTCATGTCATTTATGAAGTTAGAGATCAATTTTATAAAGGCGAATTCAAATCAGCGTCAGTGTTCCCTTTACCTAACACAGAATATACACCATTGTATTTGAATGCTGACAATCACACATTGAATCATGCAAAGATTAGTAGTGAGCGTGTTGCACAGTATGACTCTGAAGATAAACAACAAGATGTGCGTTTTAAATATACATTTGACAAAGATACTGAGTTAGTTGGAAACATGAACTTAAAACTATGGGTAAGCACTACAGAATCAGACGATATGGATTTATTTGCAGGTATTAAAAAGTTAAATCGTCATGGTAATGAAGTTAACTTCCCTGATTTTAATCATATTGAAAATGGTCAAGTAGCTACTGGTTGGTTACGCGTATCACATCGTGAATTAGATCAAGAAAAATCCACAATTGCGCAACCTTGGCATAAACATGAAACAGAATTAAAGTTGTCACAAGATGAGATTGTACCTGTTGAAATCGAATTATTGCCTTCAGGCACGCTATTTAAACAAGGCGAAACATTAGAAGTTGTTGTTAAAGGTAGTGAAATTGTAATTGGTAATAGTACCCCTGGCATGAAAACACGTTATGAACATGAAGAAACCGTAAATAAAGGCATGCACATGATTTATACTGGTGGTAAATATGATTCACAATTAATCATTCCTATCGTTAATTAA
- the budA gene encoding acetolactate decarboxylase gives MTNVLYQHGTLGTLMAGLLEGTATINEVLEHGNLGIATLTGSDGEVIFLDGKAYHANEHKQFIELTGDEKVPYASITNFKASKTFSLQQLSQEDVFAQIKNEMLSDNLFSAVKIYGTFKHMHVRMMPAQQPPYTRLIDSARRQPEEIRQNIRGTIVGFFTPELFHGIGSAGFHIHFADDNRSYGGHVLDFEVDDVVIEIQNFETFQQHFPVNNETFVKTKIDYKDVAEEIREAE, from the coding sequence ATGACAAATGTCTTGTATCAGCATGGCACATTAGGCACATTAATGGCTGGTCTACTAGAGGGAACTGCGACAATTAATGAAGTATTAGAACATGGGAATTTAGGAATCGCAACGTTAACTGGTTCTGATGGAGAAGTGATTTTTCTAGATGGAAAGGCATATCATGCCAATGAACACAAACAGTTTATAGAATTAACAGGTGATGAGAAAGTACCGTATGCATCAATCACTAATTTTAAAGCGAGTAAAACTTTTTCATTGCAACAACTGTCACAAGAAGATGTGTTTGCACAGATTAAAAATGAAATGTTGAGTGACAATTTATTTTCAGCTGTAAAAATTTATGGGACATTTAAACATATGCATGTACGAATGATGCCTGCACAACAACCGCCATATACACGTTTGATTGATTCAGCTCGCAGACAGCCAGAAGAAATAAGACAGAATATTCGTGGTACCATCGTTGGATTTTTCACACCAGAATTATTTCATGGTATAGGATCTGCTGGGTTCCATATTCATTTTGCGGATGATAATAGAAGTTATGGTGGACATGTGCTTGACTTTGAAGTGGATGATGTCGTCATTGAAATTCAAAACTTTGAAACTTTCCAGCAACATTTCCCGGTAAATAATGAGACATTTGTTAAAACAAAAATTGATTACAAAGATGTGGCAGAAGAAATTAGAGAAGCTGAATAA
- the panD gene encoding aspartate 1-decarboxylase: MIRTMMNAKIHRARVTESNLNYVGSITIDSDILDAVDILPNEKVAIVNNNNGARFETYVIAGERGSGKICLNGAASRLVEVGDVVIIMTYAQLNEEEIKHHAPKVAVMNEDNVIIEMIHEKENTIVL, translated from the coding sequence GTGATAAGAACAATGATGAATGCTAAAATTCATAGAGCAAGAGTGACTGAGTCGAATTTAAATTATGTAGGTAGCATAACGATTGATTCAGATATATTGGACGCGGTAGACATCTTGCCTAATGAAAAAGTAGCCATCGTGAATAATAATAATGGTGCACGTTTTGAAACATACGTAATAGCTGGCGAAAGAGGTAGTGGTAAAATTTGTTTGAATGGTGCAGCATCAAGACTTGTTGAAGTAGGCGACGTAGTCATAATCATGACTTATGCACAGTTGAATGAAGAAGAAATTAAACACCATGCACCTAAAGTAGCAGTAATGAATGAAGACAATGTCATTATTGAAATGATTCACGAAAAAGAAAATACGATAGTGTTATAA
- a CDS encoding epoxyqueuosine reductase QueH, with amino-acid sequence MINAEPIIGKMKNQKINYDKVLKKLIGQWEREAIRPKILLHSCCAPCSTYTLEFLTQYADIAIYFANSNIHPKNEYLRRAKVQEQFVEDFNRKTGANVKYIEAPYEPHKFMKMVKDKELADEKEGGLRCTACFEMRLDIVAKAAVEHGYDYFGSALTLSPKKNAQLINELGMDVQKIYDVNYLPSDFKKSKGYERSIEMCNDYNIFRQCYCGCVFAAMQQGIDFKTVNKEAKAFLEQYPD; translated from the coding sequence ATGATTAATGCTGAACCAATTATTGGTAAAATGAAAAATCAAAAAATTAATTATGACAAGGTGCTTAAAAAGTTAATCGGGCAGTGGGAAAGAGAAGCAATCAGACCTAAAATCTTATTGCATAGCTGTTGTGCGCCTTGTAGTACATATACATTAGAGTTTTTGACTCAATATGCAGACATTGCAATATATTTCGCGAATTCAAATATCCATCCGAAAAATGAATATTTACGACGTGCTAAAGTGCAAGAACAATTTGTGGAAGACTTTAATCGCAAGACTGGTGCGAATGTGAAGTATATTGAAGCACCTTATGAACCACATAAGTTTATGAAAATGGTGAAGGATAAAGAATTAGCTGATGAAAAAGAAGGCGGTTTACGTTGTACTGCTTGTTTTGAAATGCGTTTAGATATTGTAGCTAAAGCAGCTGTAGAACATGGCTATGATTACTTCGGAAGTGCATTAACATTATCACCTAAAAAGAACGCACAATTAATCAATGAACTTGGTATGGATGTTCAAAAAATATACGATGTGAACTATTTGCCAAGTGATTTTAAGAAAAGTAAAGGTTATGAACGTTCTATAGAAATGTGTAATGACTATAATATCTTTAGGCAGTGTTATTGTGGCTGCGTCTTTGCAGCGATGCAACAAGGTATTGATTTTAAAACAGTTAATAAAGAAGCGAAAGCATTTTTAGAACAATATCCAGATTAA
- a CDS encoding TetR/AcrR family transcriptional regulator, translated as MTIDRRIRKSQIAIRDAFIELLQHQQLEQVTVQQIADLADVNRSTFYTHYYDKYDLLEKLEDQQLEEIKTFINDNTSNEATGLSADNIYNIMKILIGNIEENIPFYQLMFRMGKDSNIHEKLYDLIMCHLQRYKNENDQINGIPFSYFMSYVSGAGLSLIRHWVEDPNRIDKVDLIRHFNMIVNQGPATIIKNIQ; from the coding sequence ATGACAATAGATCGACGTATTAGAAAATCACAAATCGCGATTAGAGATGCATTTATAGAATTGTTACAGCATCAACAATTGGAACAGGTTACGGTGCAACAAATTGCAGATTTAGCTGATGTTAACAGAAGTACGTTTTATACGCATTATTATGATAAATATGATTTACTGGAAAAATTGGAAGATCAGCAGTTGGAGGAAATTAAAACATTTATTAATGATAATACTTCGAATGAAGCGACTGGACTATCGGCGGATAATATATATAACATTATGAAAATCTTAATAGGAAACATAGAAGAAAATATACCATTTTATCAATTGATGTTTCGTATGGGGAAAGATTCGAATATACACGAAAAACTATATGACTTAATAATGTGTCATTTACAACGTTATAAAAATGAAAATGATCAAATTAATGGTATACCATTTTCATACTTTATGAGTTATGTTTCAGGTGCGGGATTGTCTTTAATAAGACATTGGGTAGAAGATCCAAACCGTATAGACAAAGTTGACTTAATTAGGCATTTTAATATGATTGTCAATCAAGGGCCTGCAACGATAATTAAAAATATACAATAA
- the panC gene encoding pantoate--beta-alanine ligase, with protein MTKLITTVKEMQHIVKAAKRSGTTIGFIPTMGALHDGHLTMVRESVSTNDITVVSVFVNPLQFGPNEDFDAYPRQIDKDLELVSEVGADIVFHPTVEDMYPGELGIDVKVGPLADVLEGAKRPGHFDGVVTVVNKLFNIVMPDYAYFGKKDAQQLAIVEQMVKDFNHAVEIIGIDIVREADGLAKSSRNVYLTEQERQEAVHLSKSLQLAQALYQDGERQSKVIIDKVTQYLESHISGRIEEVAVYSYPQLVEQHEITGRIFISLAVKFSKARLIDNIIIGAE; from the coding sequence ATGACTAAGCTGATTACTACGGTAAAAGAGATGCAACACATTGTTAAAGCAGCCAAGCGCTCAGGCACAACGATTGGCTTTATCCCAACAATGGGTGCCTTACATGATGGACATTTAACGATGGTTCGCGAATCAGTTAGTACAAATGATATTACAGTTGTGAGTGTATTTGTTAATCCATTACAATTTGGTCCTAACGAAGATTTTGACGCGTATCCCAGACAAATTGATAAAGACTTGGAATTAGTATCAGAAGTAGGTGCGGACATTGTTTTTCATCCTACAGTGGAAGATATGTATCCAGGTGAATTAGGTATTGATGTCAAAGTAGGTCCATTAGCTGATGTGTTAGAAGGTGCGAAGCGTCCAGGGCATTTTGATGGGGTGGTAACAGTAGTTAATAAGCTATTTAATATTGTTATGCCGGATTATGCTTATTTTGGAAAAAAAGATGCCCAGCAATTGGCGATTGTCGAGCAAATGGTAAAAGACTTCAATCATGCCGTTGAAATTATTGGTATTGATATCGTTCGAGAAGCAGATGGTTTGGCGAAAAGTTCAAGAAATGTTTATTTAACTGAGCAAGAACGACAAGAAGCGGTACATTTAAGTAAAAGTTTGCAATTAGCACAAGCGTTGTATCAAGACGGTGAACGTCAAAGTAAAGTAATTATAGACAAGGTTACTCAATATCTTGAATCACATATAAGTGGACGCATTGAAGAAGTTGCTGTTTATAGTTATCCTCAATTAGTAGAACAACACGAAATAACTGGACGCATTTTTATCTCGTTAGCAGTTAAATTTTCAAAAGCACGTTTAATAGATAATATAATAATTGGAGCTGAATAA
- a CDS encoding oxidoreductase: MLSVAIIGPGAVGSTIAYELQQSMSNATLIGKHAKTLTYYTVPHAPAQDITVMGYDDITNVFDVIIIAVKTHQLSDVIPHLKRLAHENTLIILAQNGNGQLERIPYKHVYQAVVYISGQKKDDVVTHFRDYQIRLQDTALTRQFKDLVQNSHIDVVLEANIQQAIWYKLLVNLGINSITALGRQTVAIMHNPEIRMLCRQLLEDGCRVAQAEGLDFSEQTVDTIMSIYQGYPDEMGTSMYYDIMHHQPLEVEAIQGFIYRRARAHKLDTPYLDTIYSFLKAYQQQL; the protein is encoded by the coding sequence ATGTTATCAGTCGCGATTATCGGTCCAGGCGCTGTTGGTTCAACAATTGCTTACGAATTGCAACAATCAATGTCTAATGCAACGCTTATCGGGAAACACGCCAAAACATTAACATATTATACTGTACCACATGCACCGGCACAAGACATTACTGTAATGGGTTATGACGATATAACAAATGTATTCGATGTAATCATTATCGCTGTAAAAACACATCAACTCTCTGATGTTATTCCTCATTTAAAACGCCTTGCACATGAGAATACGCTCATCATTTTAGCTCAAAATGGGAATGGTCAATTAGAACGTATTCCATATAAACACGTATACCAAGCAGTTGTTTACATAAGTGGTCAAAAGAAAGACGATGTTGTTACGCATTTTAGAGATTATCAAATACGTCTACAAGATACTGCTTTAACTCGTCAATTTAAAGATCTAGTTCAAAATAGTCATATAGATGTTGTATTGGAAGCAAATATACAACAAGCCATTTGGTATAAATTGTTAGTAAACTTAGGCATTAATTCAATCACAGCACTAGGCAGACAGACTGTCGCAATTATGCATAATCCTGAAATACGTATGTTATGTAGACAATTACTTGAAGATGGTTGTCGAGTTGCACAGGCTGAAGGTTTAGACTTTTCAGAGCAAACCGTTGATACCATTATGTCCATATATCAAGGTTATCCAGACGAAATGGGTACGAGCATGTATTATGATATTATGCACCACCAGCCTCTTGAAGTTGAAGCAATTCAAGGATTTATTTATCGACGTGCACGAGCACACAAACTTGATACGCCTTACTTAGATACCATTTACAGCTTTTTAAAAGCGTATCAACAACAACTTTAA
- the panB gene encoding 3-methyl-2-oxobutanoate hydroxymethyltransferase, which yields MKTVSQLIDMKQKQTKISMVTAYDFPSAKQVEAASIDMILVGDSLGMTVLGYESTVQVTLADMIHHGRAVRRGAPNTFIVVDMPIGAVGISMTQDLNNALRLYQETNANAIKAEGAHITPFIEKATAIGIPVVAHLGLTPQSVGVMGYKLQGTTKAAAEQLIVDAKNVEQAGAVALVLEAIPNDLAEEISKHLTIPVIGIGAGKGTDGQVLVYHDMLNYGVEHKAKFVKQFSDFSVGVEGLKQYDQEVKSGAFPSEAYTYKKKIMNEVNDND from the coding sequence TTGAAAACAGTAAGTCAATTAATAGATATGAAACAAAAGCAAACTAAAATTTCTATGGTAACAGCTTATGATTTTCCAAGTGCCAAACAAGTTGAAGCAGCAAGTATAGATATGATTCTTGTTGGCGATTCATTAGGTATGACAGTATTGGGCTATGAAAGCACGGTACAAGTAACATTAGCTGATATGATTCATCACGGTCGCGCAGTAAGAAGAGGTGCACCAAATACATTTATAGTTGTTGATATGCCAATTGGTGCAGTAGGTATCTCTATGACTCAAGATTTAAATAATGCATTAAGACTTTATCAAGAGACAAATGCAAATGCGATTAAAGCAGAAGGTGCACATATTACTCCGTTTATTGAGAAAGCAACGGCAATTGGTATTCCAGTTGTTGCACATCTAGGTCTAACACCTCAAAGTGTTGGTGTTATGGGCTATAAACTACAAGGTACAACGAAAGCAGCAGCAGAGCAGCTTATTGTAGATGCTAAAAATGTAGAACAAGCTGGTGCGGTTGCATTAGTTCTTGAAGCAATTCCAAATGATTTAGCTGAAGAAATTAGTAAGCACTTAACAATTCCAGTCATTGGTATTGGTGCAGGCAAAGGCACAGATGGTCAAGTATTGGTTTATCATGACATGTTAAATTATGGTGTTGAACATAAAGCGAAATTTGTGAAGCAATTTTCTGATTTCAGTGTTGGTGTGGAAGGTTTAAAACAATACGATCAAGAAGTTAAATCTGGTGCATTTCCGTCAGAAGCATACACATATAAAAAGAAAATTATGAATGAGGTTAATGACAATGACTAA
- a CDS encoding quinone-dependent dihydroorotate dehydrogenase, with translation MYKLIKPFLFKIEPEKAHGLTIDALKTLQKFPVLFPVVDKLFTYKNPMLSQTIQGNTYDNPIGLAAGFDKSCEVPKALEHLGFGALELGGITPKPQPGNPQPRMFRLLEDDALINRMGFNNIGMNKALSHLRKHAYQVPVGINVGVNKMTPYEARYQDYIKVIDTFKHDVSFFTVNISSPNTENLQNFHDKDEFSMLCQALTTFKKQHDVTVPIYLKLTSDMDFDGLKALLPAITKTFDGVILANTTRQRDGLTSANKVEEGGLSGRPLFERNLKLIKYAYQQTNGEFLIIGTGGVFSTEDAIKMMRHGASLIQIYSSLVIEGPGLTKKMNKGIARYLKDNHFNNVNDIIGLDA, from the coding sequence ATGTACAAATTAATTAAACCTTTCTTATTCAAAATCGAACCCGAAAAAGCACACGGACTAACTATCGATGCATTAAAAACGTTACAAAAGTTTCCAGTTTTATTCCCAGTCGTCGATAAACTATTCACTTACAAGAACCCAATGTTATCACAAACGATACAAGGTAATACGTACGACAATCCAATTGGCTTAGCAGCTGGTTTCGACAAATCTTGCGAAGTGCCAAAAGCATTGGAACACCTTGGATTTGGTGCATTAGAATTAGGTGGTATCACACCTAAACCTCAACCGGGTAACCCTCAACCACGCATGTTCAGATTATTAGAAGATGATGCCTTGATAAATCGTATGGGTTTCAATAATATTGGTATGAACAAAGCACTCAGCCATTTGCGTAAACATGCTTATCAAGTACCTGTTGGTATCAATGTTGGTGTGAATAAAATGACACCTTATGAAGCACGTTATCAAGATTATATAAAAGTCATTGATACGTTTAAACACGACGTTTCATTTTTCACAGTCAATATCAGTTCTCCAAATACTGAAAACCTTCAAAATTTCCATGATAAAGATGAATTTTCAATGTTATGTCAAGCTTTAACAACATTTAAAAAACAACATGATGTAACAGTGCCAATTTATTTAAAGCTAACGTCTGATATGGATTTCGATGGCTTAAAAGCACTATTACCGGCGATTACTAAAACATTTGACGGTGTCATCTTAGCAAACACAACGCGCCAACGAGATGGTTTAACTTCCGCTAATAAAGTCGAAGAAGGCGGTTTGAGTGGTCGTCCATTATTTGAACGTAATTTAAAATTAATTAAGTATGCTTATCAACAAACAAATGGTGAATTTTTAATTATAGGTACAGGCGGCGTATTCAGTACTGAAGATGCAATCAAGATGATGCGTCACGGTGCATCACTGATTCAAATTTATTCATCACTTGTTATTGAAGGCCCAGGTTTAACTAAGAAAATGAATAAAGGCATCGCGCGCTACTTAAAAGATAATCATTTTAACAATGTCAATGATATTATAGGACTAGATGCCTAA
- a CDS encoding LPXTG cell wall anchor domain-containing protein: protein MKKVISLFVAILSVLIFTDNANAENNKPEGVNENSNLIPVRQPDANYPGPVSDIARMKKLDNLIDGTKDPNVIKQLKDDNEASNNTVKANDSGIVSDCRHLLKHPDNLMDGTKDSNVNKQLKNINGTSNNSAANPSTKAKDTHTKSNKQIVKQQSNYLDNKSKDVHIQQLKELPKTGVSNESNTAIMALFIGLILLVVSLVTRFIKLNSHQ from the coding sequence ATGAAAAAAGTTATAAGTTTATTTGTTGCAATTTTATCAGTGTTGATTTTTACGGATAATGCAAACGCCGAAAATAACAAGCCTGAAGGTGTGAATGAAAATAGCAATTTAATACCAGTTAGACAACCGGATGCAAATTATCCTGGGCCAGTTAGTGATATAGCACGTATGAAAAAACTTGATAATTTAATAGATGGTACGAAAGATCCAAATGTTATCAAGCAGTTGAAAGATGATAATGAGGCTTCGAATAATACTGTAAAGGCAAATGATTCTGGAATAGTATCGGATTGCAGACATTTACTAAAGCATCCAGATAATTTAATGGATGGCACGAAAGATTCAAATGTTAACAAGCAGTTGAAAAACATCAATGGAACATCGAATAATAGTGCTGCAAATCCAAGTACTAAAGCAAAAGATACTCACACAAAAAGTAATAAACAAATAGTTAAACAACAAAGTAATTATTTGGATAACAAGAGCAAAGATGTACATATACAACAATTGAAAGAATTGCCAAAAACAGGCGTAAGCAACGAAAGTAATACAGCAATCATGGCTTTATTTATTGGTCTAATATTGCTTGTAGTAAGTTTAGTGACACGATTTATAAAATTAAATAGCCATCAATAA
- a CDS encoding FAD-dependent monooxygenase codes for MNNGVLIVGAGPSGLAMAISLSNQGVPFKIIDKNEGSGTASRAMAIQSRVLEFYQQFGFVDRIVESGIEAATLKLYKDKKAIAQIPLGKLGKGISPYPYVLTLPQDIHEKILVDELKNLGGHIDWKHELVSFTDEGNAVTAKIQSPDGSVSTQTFSYICGCDGASSVVRKSLDIGFAGGTYRQTFFVADVENGTELKDASMGFHYNYFCMGFPVRFKGQLRLIGLVPDNLKVDGDAPKDFVTLIPHVERILPIKVNKVNWYSSYRAHHRVAERFRVGRIFICGDAGHIHSPAGGQGMNTGISDALNLAWKISAVLKGKASTNLLDTYEPERIEFAKKLVSTTDTAFQIMVNSRMVKNFVIPFLAPKLLRFNTLKKLLFKTISQTNLNYHQSELSTGEYGKIKGGDRLPWIYNENIDNFVPLKSYDWQIHLYGTMTQDVKQLAYETGVPMYNVPWNKSMYAKGIKENSVFLVRPDSYVSVATDAKNLEQIKNMIHKYSIRHLN; via the coding sequence ATGAACAATGGAGTATTAATAGTTGGCGCTGGACCTAGTGGACTAGCTATGGCAATTTCATTAAGTAATCAAGGTGTTCCATTTAAAATTATTGATAAAAATGAAGGGTCGGGTACTGCTTCTCGTGCCATGGCTATTCAATCTAGAGTATTAGAATTCTACCAGCAATTTGGATTTGTAGATAGAATTGTTGAAAGCGGTATTGAAGCAGCTACATTAAAGCTGTATAAAGATAAAAAAGCAATCGCACAAATTCCATTAGGTAAATTAGGCAAAGGTATTAGCCCTTATCCATATGTTTTAACATTACCCCAAGACATTCATGAAAAAATTCTTGTTGATGAACTGAAAAACTTAGGTGGTCATATTGATTGGAAGCATGAATTAGTATCGTTTACAGACGAGGGTAATGCTGTAACAGCTAAAATTCAATCACCTGACGGTAGCGTTTCAACACAAACTTTTTCTTATATTTGTGGTTGCGATGGCGCAAGTAGTGTTGTTAGAAAATCACTTGATATTGGTTTCGCTGGTGGTACTTATCGACAAACCTTTTTTGTTGCTGACGTAGAAAATGGAACAGAATTAAAAGATGCATCCATGGGCTTCCATTATAATTATTTTTGTATGGGATTTCCTGTTAGATTTAAAGGGCAATTGAGATTGATTGGATTAGTCCCTGACAATTTAAAAGTGGATGGTGATGCTCCTAAAGATTTTGTGACACTTATTCCTCATGTAGAACGTATCTTACCAATTAAAGTAAACAAGGTGAATTGGTATTCATCTTATCGTGCTCATCATCGTGTAGCCGAAAGGTTTCGAGTGGGTCGCATTTTCATTTGTGGTGATGCTGGTCATATTCATAGTCCGGCAGGTGGGCAAGGTATGAATACAGGTATCAGCGATGCACTTAATTTAGCCTGGAAAATCTCAGCGGTATTAAAAGGTAAAGCATCGACAAATTTGTTAGATACTTATGAACCAGAACGTATTGAGTTCGCCAAAAAATTAGTTAGTACGACTGATACAGCTTTTCAAATCATGGTTAATAGTCGTATGGTTAAAAACTTTGTTATTCCTTTCTTAGCACCCAAATTATTACGATTTAATACTCTGAAAAAATTATTATTTAAAACTATTTCTCAAACCAATTTAAACTATCATCAAAGTGAATTAAGTACTGGAGAATATGGCAAAATTAAAGGTGGGGATCGTCTACCATGGATTTATAACGAAAACATTGATAACTTTGTACCCTTAAAATCATATGATTGGCAAATACACCTATATGGGACAATGACACAAGATGTTAAACAATTAGCCTATGAAACAGGGGTTCCAATGTATAACGTTCCTTGGAACAAATCAATGTATGCTAAAGGTATTAAGGAAAACTCAGTATTTCTAGTACGCCCAGATAGTTACGTATCTGTGGCTACAGACGCCAAGAATTTAGAACAAATAAAAAATATGATTCATAAATATAGTATTCGTCACTTAAACTAA